The following nucleotide sequence is from Vibrio fluvialis.
ACGGCAACACCGTGGTGGTGATTGAGCACAACCTGGATGTCATTAAAACCGCCGACTGGATTGTCGATTTAGGCCCTGAAGGCGGACAAGGTGGGGGAGAAATCATCGCCCAAGGTACACCGGAAGATGTGGCGCAGGTCGAAGGATCGCATACGGCTCGCTTCCTTAAGCCTATGTTGAAATAGAAAAAAGCGGTAAAGTGACGAAACCAGCGGTCTGACGCTGGTTTCTTTTTTCCATTTGGTTGTGAGACGTTATGGCAACATTGTTACTGAGTGGCACTCAACTGGAACCACAAGCGCCCAGTGTTCCGTTGAATAAACCTTTTCTGATTGCGTTAGGCTGCGTGTACTTGCTCGCGATGCACTTTTTTATGCCCAATCCGGGCGGTGCCGGATTAGCGCTGTCATTCAATGCCACCACCTGGCTAGTGCTGAGCTTTGCCCTCGCCATTGGCCTCTATCAGCTCGCAACCTACCGCAAACTGCGTTATTCCAAACTGACGGTGGTGTTTTTGATCAGCAGTGTGATCATGACTCTGCCGATGTTTTACTCCAACGCCTATTGGCAAGGAGCATTGAGCCGCATTACCGGACTGTGGGCCGGATTGCTGCTATTTGTGGTGCTGCAGCAGTTCTATTTCAGTAATAAGCATAAACAGCGTCTGCTGTGGTACATCGTTCTGGCCTGTCTGATTGAAGCCGCCTTTGGCTTGTTCCAGTACTTTGAACTCAAACCGGGCAATATCTTTGGCTACAATACGATAGCCAACCGACCTTACGGCATTTTCCAGCAACCTAATGTGATGGCGAGCTTCCTCGCGACAGGACTGGTGCTGTCTGGCTACCTGCTGGCCCGTCAGCCGAAGAAATACAACAAACACCTCAGCGAAGTCAGTTTGCTGTATCTCACTCCGGTGATGACGCTGCCGCTGTTAGTCGTGCTGGCTTCTCGTACGGGTTGGTTATCGGCGCTATTAGGTATCGCTCTGATCCTGCCTTATATCTACCGTTTTTCACCGCGTCAGCGATTTATCAACTGGATTCTGGCCAGTATCGCAGGTTTGTTGATTGGTTTTGCCGCCTTACAGGTTGGAAATAATGGTCAGCTTGCGGCCGACAAAGCCGATTTAGACAGTCCGCGGCGCTACACTTTTCCGCAAGCGCTGGATATGCTGATTGAAAAGCCCTTTACCGGCTACGGCTACGGGAACTTCGAAGCCAAATATATGCTCTACACGGCTCGTCAGCACCAGCTCAACAGCAATTATCATCCTGGCCTGCCATCTATGGACCATCCGCATAATGAAACGCTGTACTGGGGTGTAGAAGGTGGCCTGCTGCCGATTCTGGGTATGGCGATTGCAGCCGGATTCGTCTTAATGCGTATCCGGTCCGCTAAGAAAGGCACCCGACTGGCTATGTTTGCTCTGTTGTTACCCATTACACTGCACAGCCAGCTCGAATATCCGTTTTACCACTCAGCCATTCACTGGATTACGTTTATTATTCTGTTGTTTTGGATCGATCAACGGGTCGCCAAATATCGCTTCGCTCGTTTTAGCAAGTTCAGTAAATCCGCACTGCGTATCGCCAGCATACTGCTGCCGTTTCTCACAACGATCTACATGCTCAGCGCTCTGCACACCAATTACGTGCTGACGAAGTTTGAGACCTCACAACCCAGGGATCCGGAAATTCTCAACAAAGTGACGAATCCGGTCGTCTGGCAAGATCGTTACGACTGGGATGTTTACAGTACGTACCTCAATATCGGTTTGTACAACCAACAGCCGCAGTATATTCAGCCCTACATCGATTGGTCATTGGCAATCATCAAACACAAGCCACGCCCGGCGTTTTACAACAATCTGATCCTTGCATATCAGGGATTAGGCGATCATAGCCGCGCTGAACAGATCCGCACTGAAGCTGAATTTCTGTTTCCGGATAAAGAGTTCGCCAACGTGCAATATGTACCGCCTTCGAGCGCGGTCTCGACAGCTCAATCGTACGAGGAGAGCGACGAGGAATAAAAAAGGTGGCTCCGGCCACCTTTTTTATTGTCACTTATTGCGTCAGCGCTTCTTCCAGGGCTTTGAGACACAAGGCTATATTTTCTGCTCTTGCACCATAGCCCATCACGCCTATGCGCCACGCTTTGCCTGCCAAAGCCCCCAGTCCTGCACCAATCTCTAGGTTGTATTCATTGAGCAGATGGGTGCGTACCGCAGCGTCATCGACACCTTCAGGAATGTACACCGCATTCAGTTGTGGCAAGCGGCTGGCTTCATCCACCACAAACGTCAGTCCCAACTGCTCCAAACCTGTTTTGAGTTTATCGTGCATCTTACGATGACGAGCCCAAGCATTCTCCAACCCTTCATTTTTCAGGATCAACAACGCTTCATGCAGCGCATACAGACTATTCACCGGCGCCGTATGGTGGTAGCTGCGTTTACCCTGCCCGCTCCAATACCCTAAAACCAAGCTCTGATCGAGGAACCAACTCTGAATAGGTGTGGTGCGTGACTGTATCTTCTCAATCGCTTTGACTGAAAAGGTCAACGGAGCAAGGCCCGGAACACACGACAAACACTTCTGGCTACCGGAATACACCGCATCCAGTTGCCATTCATCCACCAGCAAAGGCACACCACCCAATGACGTCACCGCATCAACAATTGTCAGCATACCATGCTGTTTCGCCAACGCGCCCAGCGCCTTGGCATCACTGCAAGCACCGGTAGAAGTCTCAGCATGTACGAACGCCAGAACTTTGGCATCCGGATGCTGCGCAATCGCCGCGGACACTTTCTCCACCGAGACAGGTTTACCCCATTCATCATCCACAACGACAACTTCGCCACCACAACGCACGACGTTCTCGCGCATACGCTCACCGAACACACCGTTGCGGCACACAATCACTTTGTCACCCGGTTCAACCAGATTGACGAAACACGCTTCCATCCCCGCGCTGCCCGGTGCGGAAACCGCAATGGTAAAGTCGTTTTCAGTCTGGAACGCGTATTTCAACAGCTGTTTGAGTTCATCCATCATCCCCACAAACAGTGGATCCAAATGGCCCACCGTTGGGCGACTGAGTGCCTGCAGAACCTGCGGAGAAATATCCGAGGGGCCAGGGCCCATCAGAATACGATGTGGGGGAATGAAACTACGGATAGTCATAATTGCTCCTTGCTTGGGGGGATGAAAAACAAGGGTAATCGAAATCCCCCAACGCGACAATTCGACTGAGGTCTAGAGGTCGAACCAGCGTCACATTCACTGAATAATTATTTTCATTGAGTGAGAAATTTACGATTGACAATAAGCACATAAACCCGTTCAATGTGTGAGCTATCTAGCAGAAGAGGAGCACTGCCCAGGCAGGTGTTTTGTGGAGCCTCAACTCCAATACAGAACACTCAGGGGGAGTAGTGCCGAGATGGATCAGAATTGTGGTTCTGGTTTGTCGGTTGAACGGGCTGAATCCCTTCAACTGTCATCAGTACTATGCTGATGAAGAGCTTCTGAGGAAACCTTTCAAAGTACACCTCTCTTTTTTGCTCTAAGAACACTCTCTTCAAAACATTGGACGTTGGATTACCAACCATTTTAATTTCTGGGAAGTCTGGGAGAAATGCCGTGAGTGCATTCAATGTCGCCAAATTTGGCGGTACAAGTGTTGCGAATTTTGAAGCGATGAGCCGTTGCTCTGCCATCATCGAAAATAATCCACAAACCAAACTGGTCGTCAGCAGCGCCTGCTCTGGTGTGACCAATCTATTGGTGGAATTGGCAAACGGTGTGCAGGAAGCTGAACAGCGTCTGGCAATCGTAAAGCAGTTGGCGGATATTCATGATGCGATTATTGACCAGTTGGCGGACCCGACTCAGGTCGAAAAAGAAGTGCACACCATTTTAGACAGCGTGGCCAGCGCTGCTGAAGCGGCCTCGTTCCAATCCAGTAAGAAACTGACCGATCATCTGGTTGCCTGCGGTGAACTGATGTCGACTTATATTCTGGCGCAGCTGATGCGTGAACGCGGCGTCGATGCGGTGCGTTTTGATATTCGTGACGTCTTACGCACCGATGATCATTATGGTCGCGCGGAACCGCAGGTTGATGAGATCAAACGTCTGGCCAAACAAACGCTGGTGCCGCTGTGCCAGCAACATGTGGTCGTCACGCAGGGCTTTATCGGCTCAGATGAGCAAGGTAACACCACCACGCTGGGCCGTGGCGGCAGTGACTATTCAGCAGCCTTGATTGCTGAAGCCGTTGAAGCCAGCGGCCTCGAGATCTGGACTGACGTACCGGGCATCTACACCACAGACCCACGCATTGCGCCTAAAGCTGCGCCAATCCCGGAGATCAGTTTCAGCGAAGCGTCTGAGATGGCCAATTTTGGCGCTAAAATCCTGCACCCTTCCACGCTGGTTCCGGCGATTCGTCACGGCATTCCTGTGTTTGTCGGTTCGTCTAAAGAACCGGAAAAAGGCGGTACCTGGATTCGTCAGGAAGTGGAAAACTCACCACAGTTTC
It contains:
- a CDS encoding PglL family O-oligosaccharyltransferase; this translates as MATLLLSGTQLEPQAPSVPLNKPFLIALGCVYLLAMHFFMPNPGGAGLALSFNATTWLVLSFALAIGLYQLATYRKLRYSKLTVVFLISSVIMTLPMFYSNAYWQGALSRITGLWAGLLLFVVLQQFYFSNKHKQRLLWYIVLACLIEAAFGLFQYFELKPGNIFGYNTIANRPYGIFQQPNVMASFLATGLVLSGYLLARQPKKYNKHLSEVSLLYLTPVMTLPLLVVLASRTGWLSALLGIALILPYIYRFSPRQRFINWILASIAGLLIGFAALQVGNNGQLAADKADLDSPRRYTFPQALDMLIEKPFTGYGYGNFEAKYMLYTARQHQLNSNYHPGLPSMDHPHNETLYWGVEGGLLPILGMAIAAGFVLMRIRSAKKGTRLAMFALLLPITLHSQLEYPFYHSAIHWITFIILLFWIDQRVAKYRFARFSKFSKSALRIASILLPFLTTIYMLSALHTNYVLTKFETSQPRDPEILNKVTNPVVWQDRYDWDVYSTYLNIGLYNQQPQYIQPYIDWSLAIIKHKPRPAFYNNLILAYQGLGDHSRAEQIRTEAEFLFPDKEFANVQYVPPSSAVSTAQSYEESDEE
- a CDS encoding pyridoxal-phosphate-dependent aminotransferase family protein yields the protein MTIRSFIPPHRILMGPGPSDISPQVLQALSRPTVGHLDPLFVGMMDELKQLLKYAFQTENDFTIAVSAPGSAGMEACFVNLVEPGDKVIVCRNGVFGERMRENVVRCGGEVVVVDDEWGKPVSVEKVSAAIAQHPDAKVLAFVHAETSTGACSDAKALGALAKQHGMLTIVDAVTSLGGVPLLVDEWQLDAVYSGSQKCLSCVPGLAPLTFSVKAIEKIQSRTTPIQSWFLDQSLVLGYWSGQGKRSYHHTAPVNSLYALHEALLILKNEGLENAWARHRKMHDKLKTGLEQLGLTFVVDEASRLPQLNAVYIPEGVDDAAVRTHLLNEYNLEIGAGLGALAGKAWRIGVMGYGARAENIALCLKALEEALTQ
- the lysC gene encoding lysine-sensitive aspartokinase 3, with product MSAFNVAKFGGTSVANFEAMSRCSAIIENNPQTKLVVSSACSGVTNLLVELANGVQEAEQRLAIVKQLADIHDAIIDQLADPTQVEKEVHTILDSVASAAEAASFQSSKKLTDHLVACGELMSTYILAQLMRERGVDAVRFDIRDVLRTDDHYGRAEPQVDEIKRLAKQTLVPLCQQHVVVTQGFIGSDEQGNTTTLGRGGSDYSAALIAEAVEASGLEIWTDVPGIYTTDPRIAPKAAPIPEISFSEASEMANFGAKILHPSTLVPAIRHGIPVFVGSSKEPEKGGTWIRQEVENSPQFRALALRCNQTMVTLRSAKMFHAYGFLAKVFEVLAKYKISVDLITTSEISVSLTLDKTDTSGGAPELPQEARAELEELATVEVEHNLCLVALIGNQMETKGYAKQVFSTLGDFNLRMICYGASDHNLCFLVDAPVSKNVIQKLHQDLFEL